Proteins from a single region of Corvus hawaiiensis isolate bCorHaw1 chromosome 6, bCorHaw1.pri.cur, whole genome shotgun sequence:
- the SLC5A12 gene encoding sodium-coupled monocarboxylate transporter 2: MPNFVAPEVKKFMTWDYVVFAALFLVSASIGVFFAVKERKKKTSKEFLVGGKQMTCGPIAFSLTSSFMSAVTVLGTPSEVYRYGASFVLFFLSYTLVIIFTAELFLPVFYRSGITSTYEYLELRFNKIVRLAATLIYILQTILYTGIVVYAPSLALNQVTGFDLWGSVAATGIVCTFYCTLGGLRAVVWTDAFQMIVMVAGFVTVLIRGTSLNGGSTKVWEDAHEGSRLNIFDFDVDPLRRHTFWTIVIGGTFTWLGLYGVNQSTIQRCISCKSEKHAKLALYLNLLGLWTVLVCAVFCGLVMYSYYKSCDPWTAGFISAPDQLMPYFVMDIFSSMPGVPGLFVACAFSGTLSTVAASINALATVTFEDLVKKCFPNLSEKMSTWISKGLCIFYGVLCTSMAAAASLLGGVVQASLSIHGMCGGPMLGLFTLGIVFPCANWKGALGGLLAGISLAFWAGTGSFIYPAPPPKSIPLQLSTLNCTLANTTEALITATPTVAPERPLLADTWYSLSYLYFSAIGSMGCAITGLLISLITGTSKGEDIPPVLIKPVCNLFCFWSKRLKIFLWCGVQHDSLEMDFEKKLPKVAGNKTRTDNSFENNTNKENNHQIPGYNPEENSYTNMSRESRL, translated from the exons ATGCCAAACTTTGTAGCTCCAGAAGTCAAAAAATTCATGACTTGGGACTATGTTGTTTTTGCAGCATTATTTTTAGTCTCTGCCAGCATTGGAGTCTTTTTTGCGGttaaggagaggaaaaagaaaacttcaaagGAATTTTTGGTGGGTGGCAAGCAGATGACATGTGGACCCATAGCTTTTTCTCTTACATCAAGCTTCATGTCAGCAGTAACTGTCCTGGGGACACCCTCTGAAGTTTATCGCTATGGGGCATCCTTtgtgctcttctttctttcGTATACACTTGTCATAATTTTTACTGCTGAACTTTTTCTACCTGTCTTTTATAGATCTGGCATCACAAGCACTTATGAG TATTTGGAGTTAAGATTTAACAAGATTGTCCGtcttgctgcaacactgatctACATCCTGCAGACG ATCCTTTACACAGGAATAGTGGTCTATGCTCCATCACTGGCACTCAACCAAG TCACTGGCTTTGATCTCTGGGGTTCTGTAGCTGCAACAGGAATTGTCTGCACTTTCTATTGCACTCTG GGAGGATTAAGAGCTGTTGTCTGGACAGATGCATTTCAAATGATTGTTATGGTGGCTGGCTTTGTGACGGTTTTGATTCGAGGAACTAGTCTGAATGGTGGATCGACCAAAGTCTGGGAAGATGCCCATGAAGGATCTCGGCTAAACATATTTGA CTTTGACGTTGATCCTTTGAGACGACATACCTTCTGGACAATAGTTATTGGGGGAACATTTACATGGCTAGGGCTCTATGGAGTCAATCAGTCCACAATACAGAGATGCATTTCCTGCAAATCGGAAAAGCATGCTAAACT GGCACTTTACCTGAATTTATTGGGACTTTGGACAGTCCTAGTGTGTGCAGTATTTTGTGGATTGGTAATGTACTCTTATTACAAGAGCTGTGATCCTTGGACTGCTGGTTTCATTTCAGCTCCTGATCAG CTCATGCCATACTTTGTTATGGACATTTTTTCTTCGATGCCAGGAGTCCCAGGACTGTTTGTTGCCTGTGCATTCAGTGGAACACTAAG CACGGTAGCTGCCAGCATCAATGCTTTAGCAACTGTTACCTTTGAAGACTTGGTCAAGAAATGTTTCCCAAACCTCTCTGAGAAGATGAGTACGTGGATCAGCAAAGGCTTAT GTATATTTTATGGTGTGCTGTGCACTTCGATGGCTGCAGCAGCATCGCTGCTGGGAGGAGTTGTTCAG GCTTCCCTCTCCATCCATGGGATGTGTGGGGGGCCCATGCTGGGATTATTTACTCTGGGAATTGTGTTTCCCTGTGCTAACTGGaag GGTGCTCTCGGAGGCCTCTTAGCTGGGATCAGCTTGGCTTTTTGGGCTGGTACCGGCTCTTTCATTTACCCTGCACCACCACCAAAGTCCATCCCTCTGCAACTGTCCACCCTCAACTGCACATTGGCTAACACCACTGAGGCACTGATAACGGCAACTCCCACGGTGGCTCCAGAGAG GCCTTTGCTGGCAGACACCTGGTACTCCCTGTCCTACCTGTACTTCAGTGCCATCGGCTCCATGGGCTGTGCCATCACAGGGTTGTTGATAAGCCTTATAACAG gaactAGTAAAGGAGAAGACATCCCACCAGTGTTAATTAAGCCAGTCTGCAACCTGTTCTGCTTTTGGTCCAAAAGACTCAAAATTTTCCTCTGGTGTGGTGTGCAGCATGACAGCCTGGAG atggaCTTTGAGAAAAAACTGCCTAAAGTTGctggaaataaaaccagaacagaTAACAGCTTCGAGAATAATaccaacaaagaaaataatcaccAGATCCCTGGTTACAATCCTGAGGAAAATTCATATACAAATATGAGCAGAGAATCTCGCCTCTAG